Proteins encoded in a region of the Streptomyces sp. NBC_01298 genome:
- the leuE gene encoding leucine efflux protein LeuE, which translates to MLGVTDLPTYIAGLVLIILLPGPNSLYVLSVAARGGVRQGYRAAAGVFTGDALLMTLAAVGAGALLQTSPIVFGVVKLLGAGYLTWLAIGMLRGAWTMWRARRERAAAAEPAPEASPAAAAVKAGETERPYRRALLISVFNPKAILFLMSFFVQFVDSAYAYPALSFLLLGTLMQIGSFLYLTTLIFGGNRLAAAFRRRKRLAAGASSAAGVLFLGFAAKLAVS; encoded by the coding sequence ATGCTGGGTGTCACAGATCTTCCGACGTACATCGCCGGCCTGGTGCTGATCATTTTGCTGCCGGGGCCGAACTCGCTCTACGTGCTCTCCGTCGCCGCGCGCGGCGGGGTCCGCCAGGGGTACCGGGCCGCCGCCGGGGTGTTCACCGGGGACGCCCTGCTCATGACCCTGGCCGCGGTCGGCGCCGGGGCGCTGCTGCAGACCAGCCCGATCGTGTTCGGCGTCGTCAAACTGCTCGGCGCCGGGTACCTGACCTGGCTGGCCATCGGCATGCTGCGCGGCGCGTGGACCATGTGGCGCGCCCGCCGCGAGCGGGCCGCGGCCGCCGAGCCCGCCCCCGAGGCGAGCCCGGCCGCCGCCGCGGTGAAGGCCGGCGAGACGGAGCGGCCCTACCGGCGGGCGCTGCTGATCAGCGTGTTCAACCCGAAGGCCATCCTGTTCCTGATGTCCTTCTTCGTGCAGTTCGTGGACTCGGCCTACGCCTACCCGGCGCTGTCCTTCCTGCTGCTGGGCACGCTGATGCAGATCGGCAGCTTCCTCTACCTGACCACGCTGATCTTCGGCGGCAACCGGCTGGCGGCCGCCTTCCGGCGCCGCAAGCGGCTCGCGGCCGGGGCCAGCTCGGCGGCGGGCGTGCTGTTCCTCGGCTTCGCGGCCAAGCTCGCCGTCAGCTGA
- a CDS encoding DUF6716 putative glycosyltransferase, whose product MPASNRPAPPPALRVAVLADSDTRWKWGALTARRLSADPDSVHLTGYLLRGRATPTARQLGEVGVRADRLTEVTCAEFLAELRGPERDSAHGRADDRAYDVVVLALVGGAVQAVLHGARALWPEPGARPVFVTGYVGVVYEKLADGLLLRHGADLVLANSRHDAERFRSVYEGVGADAGAVVETALPFLAPADAGTYDPVGSAAQRVVFAVQPSVPDSRADRTYLLRRAAEHARLHPGREVLIKLRSRPGEHTTHLEELPYQRLAQQLPGGLPSNCRLVYGNMGEILDGTDLLVTVSSTAALESLHRGIPTAVLTDLGVRETLGNHHFLGSGCMVSWTQLDAGLLPKADPDWLAAQGVGTPAGTPAGTPAGKPGGYDPYTAARARLTELLAEGPLPAPAPHYTRDTAPGYLPGILARHHLGPDGHPLPGAPRTAAGGSRLRRRLRAHLREAARGAYRHGVQRVAPVIRRLGEL is encoded by the coding sequence GTGCCAGCAAGCAACCGCCCGGCCCCACCGCCCGCCCTCCGTGTGGCCGTACTCGCCGATTCCGACACCCGCTGGAAATGGGGAGCGCTCACCGCCCGCCGCCTTTCCGCGGACCCGGACTCCGTCCACCTCACCGGCTACCTGCTCCGCGGCCGGGCCACGCCCACCGCGCGCCAGCTCGGCGAGGTCGGGGTCCGGGCGGACCGGCTCACCGAAGTCACCTGCGCGGAGTTCCTCGCCGAACTGCGGGGACCGGAGCGGGATTCCGCCCACGGCCGCGCTGACGACCGTGCTTACGACGTAGTCGTGCTCGCCCTGGTCGGCGGCGCCGTCCAGGCCGTCCTGCACGGGGCCCGGGCCCTGTGGCCGGAGCCGGGCGCGCGGCCCGTGTTCGTCACCGGGTACGTCGGAGTCGTCTACGAGAAGCTCGCCGACGGCCTGCTGCTGCGCCACGGGGCGGACCTGGTCCTCGCCAACTCCCGCCACGACGCGGAGCGGTTCCGCTCGGTCTACGAGGGCGTCGGCGCCGACGCCGGGGCCGTCGTGGAAACCGCCCTCCCCTTCCTCGCACCGGCCGACGCCGGCACCTACGACCCGGTGGGCAGCGCCGCCCAGCGCGTGGTCTTCGCGGTCCAGCCCTCCGTGCCGGACAGCCGCGCGGACCGCACGTACCTGCTGCGCCGCGCCGCGGAACACGCCCGGCTGCACCCCGGGCGCGAGGTGCTGATCAAGCTGCGCAGCCGGCCGGGTGAGCACACCACGCACCTGGAGGAGCTCCCGTACCAGCGCCTCGCGCAGCAGCTCCCCGGCGGCCTCCCCTCCAACTGCCGTCTGGTGTACGGGAACATGGGAGAGATCCTGGACGGTACGGACCTGCTGGTCACCGTCTCCTCCACGGCGGCCCTGGAATCCCTCCACCGGGGCATCCCGACGGCCGTGCTGACCGACCTCGGCGTCCGCGAGACCCTCGGCAACCACCACTTCCTGGGCTCCGGCTGCATGGTCTCCTGGACCCAGCTCGACGCGGGCCTGCTCCCGAAGGCCGACCCGGACTGGCTGGCGGCCCAGGGCGTGGGCACGCCGGCGGGCACGCCGGCGGGCACCCCTGCCGGGAAGCCCGGCGGGTACGACCCCTACACCGCCGCGCGGGCCCGCCTCACGGAGCTGCTGGCCGAAGGCCCGCTCCCGGCCCCGGCGCCCCACTACACCCGGGACACCGCGCCGGGCTACCTGCCCGGGATCCTGGCCAGGCACCACCTCGGCCCCGACGGGCACCCGCTGCCCGGTGCGCCCCGCACCGCGGCCGGCGGGTCCCGGCTGCGCCGCCGGCTCCGCGCCCACCTGCGCGAGGCCGCCCGGGGCGCCTACCGCCACGGCGTGCAGCGCGTCGCGCCGGTGATCCGCCGCCTGGGGGAGCTGTGA
- a CDS encoding glycosyltransferase family 2 protein: MLKLSVVVPFFNVQTYAPDALKSLELNAREDFEFLLVDDRSTDGTPALLERAARELPGAVHLRHERNGGLATARNTGLDAARGEYIAFMDGDDWLAPGHLARTLAAIEALGCDFVRTDHVQCTDRTRVVQRVPYGPDSVVADPRTGILPVSRATSVDYPYAWAGMYHRRLLDRGLLHFTDGLRTAEDRPWIWRLHREAESFAPVGLPGIFYRRGVSTSLTQIGDERQLDFIRAFDQVLTETAADRDSDLFLPKAVRTYCAIIAHHVGSIERFEPAVARKLRSMSTAALGRMPQQVLDQTLDSMDADRAALLRRLRKRSAAGSAPASSTASAASAGVTA; encoded by the coding sequence GTGCTCAAGCTCTCTGTTGTCGTGCCGTTCTTCAACGTGCAGACGTATGCGCCGGATGCCCTGAAAAGCCTCGAACTCAACGCTCGGGAAGATTTCGAGTTCCTGCTCGTCGACGACCGTTCGACGGACGGGACGCCCGCGCTCCTGGAGCGGGCGGCCCGCGAGCTGCCCGGGGCCGTGCACCTCAGACACGAGCGCAACGGCGGCCTGGCGACGGCCCGGAACACCGGTCTGGACGCGGCCCGCGGGGAGTACATCGCCTTCATGGACGGGGACGACTGGCTGGCACCGGGCCACCTGGCCCGGACCCTGGCCGCCATCGAGGCCCTGGGCTGCGATTTCGTCCGTACCGATCACGTCCAGTGCACGGACCGGACCCGTGTGGTCCAGCGCGTCCCCTACGGGCCGGATTCCGTGGTGGCCGATCCGCGCACCGGGATCCTGCCCGTCAGCCGCGCGACCTCGGTGGACTATCCGTACGCCTGGGCGGGGATGTACCACCGCCGACTGCTGGACCGCGGGCTGCTGCACTTCACGGACGGGCTGCGGACGGCGGAGGACCGGCCGTGGATCTGGCGGCTGCACCGGGAGGCGGAGTCCTTCGCGCCGGTCGGTCTGCCCGGAATCTTCTACCGTCGCGGGGTTTCCACCTCGCTGACACAGATCGGCGACGAGCGTCAGCTCGATTTCATTCGGGCATTCGATCAAGTTCTGACAGAAACGGCCGCCGACCGGGATTCCGACCTTTTCCTCCCGAAGGCCGTCCGAACATACTGTGCAATTATCGCGCACCATGTCGGGTCCATCGAAAGGTTCGAACCAGCCGTGGCCAGAAAACTCCGCTCGATGAGCACGGCCGCGCTCGGCAGAATGCCCCAGCAGGTCCTGGACCAGACGCTCGACTCGATGGACGCCGACCGCGCGGCCCTGCTCCGCCGGCTCCGCAAGCGTTCCGCGGCCGGATCCGCTCCCGCGAGCTCCACCGCGTCCGCCGCGTCCGCCGGGGTGACGGCGTGA
- a CDS encoding BMP family lipoprotein produces MRRITRIATVGLASAALALSATACGGKKSSDSSSSASSSSSSEGSAAIAYDIGGRGDQSFNDAAYEGLAKAEKDLKIKGAQAEPTDGEGEADKVQRLTELARKGNNPVIGVGFAYAPAIKKVAEKFPNTTFGIIDDTSVQAKNIANLVFNEEQGSYLAGVAAAKASKTGTVGFIGGVEVPLIKKFEAGFAQGVKDTNPNAKVLTQYLTQPPNFDGFAKPDLGKAAAEGQLDKGADVIYSAAGLAGSGAIEAASAKGKWSIGVDSDQYNQAGLAKYKDFILTSVTKDVSDSVYNLIKSVKDGKPESGEVRYGLDKDGVGLADSNPKYKEMTELVAAVDKAKADIIAKKIQVKTAP; encoded by the coding sequence TTGCGCCGGATCACCAGGATCGCCACCGTGGGCCTCGCGTCCGCCGCGCTGGCCCTCTCGGCCACCGCCTGTGGCGGTAAGAAGTCCTCGGACTCGTCTTCGTCCGCCTCCTCGTCCTCCTCCTCGGAGGGGTCCGCCGCCATCGCGTACGACATCGGTGGCCGAGGCGACCAGTCGTTCAACGACGCCGCCTACGAAGGCCTCGCCAAGGCTGAGAAGGACCTCAAGATCAAGGGCGCCCAGGCGGAGCCCACCGACGGCGAGGGCGAGGCCGACAAGGTCCAGCGCCTCACCGAGCTGGCCCGCAAGGGCAACAACCCGGTCATCGGCGTCGGCTTCGCCTACGCGCCGGCCATCAAGAAGGTCGCCGAGAAGTTCCCGAACACCACGTTCGGCATCATCGACGACACCTCGGTGCAGGCGAAGAACATCGCCAACCTCGTCTTCAACGAGGAGCAGGGCTCCTACCTGGCCGGCGTCGCCGCCGCCAAGGCGTCCAAGACCGGCACGGTCGGCTTCATCGGCGGTGTCGAGGTTCCGCTGATCAAGAAGTTCGAGGCGGGCTTCGCCCAGGGCGTCAAGGACACCAACCCGAACGCCAAGGTGCTCACCCAGTACCTGACCCAGCCGCCGAACTTCGACGGCTTCGCCAAGCCCGACCTGGGCAAGGCCGCGGCCGAGGGCCAGCTCGACAAGGGCGCCGACGTGATCTACTCGGCCGCCGGTCTGGCCGGCTCGGGTGCCATCGAGGCCGCCTCCGCCAAGGGCAAGTGGTCCATCGGCGTCGACTCGGACCAGTACAACCAGGCCGGTCTGGCGAAGTACAAGGACTTCATCCTGACCTCGGTCACCAAGGACGTCTCCGACTCCGTCTACAACCTGATCAAGTCGGTCAAGGACGGCAAGCCGGAGTCCGGTGAGGTCCGCTACGGCCTCGACAAGGACGGCGTCGGCCTGGCCGACTCCAACCCGAAGTACAAGGAAATGACGGAGCTCGTCGCCGCGGTCGACAAGGCGAAGGCCGACATCATCGCCAAGAAGATCCAGGTCAAGACCGCACCGTAA
- a CDS encoding acyl-CoA mutase large subunit family protein, which translates to MERHTESGIPIAPVYRPGDLAGWDPGTELGEPGEYPYTRGVHPTMYTGRPWTMRQYAGFGTAAESNARYRRLIEGGAAGLSVAFDLPTQMGHDSDAPLAHGEVGKVGVAIDSVEDMRVLFDGIPLDRVSTSMTINAPAAPLLLLYQLVAEEQGIEPGLLTGTVQNDVLKEYVARGTYIFPPGPSLRLTADVFRYCRGELPKFNTISVSGYHMAEAGASPAQEIAFTLADAIAYVRTALAAGMEIDAFAPRLSFFFVARTTLLEEVAKFRAARRIWARVMREEFGARDPKSLMLRFHTQTAGVQLTAQQPELNLVRVAVQGLAAVLGGTQSLHTNAFDEAIALPTEKSARLALRTQQVLAYETDVPHTVDPFAGSYAVERMTDEVEAAALDLMARVEAMGGAVAAIEAGFQKEEIERNAYRIARETESGERVVVGVNRFALDEEEPYEPLRVDPAIEDRQRASLAALRAGRDGAAVDEALAALREAAAGTENVLYPMKEALRARATVGEVCGALREVWGTYVAADSRW; encoded by the coding sequence ATGGAGCGGCACACCGAGAGCGGGATCCCGATCGCGCCCGTCTACCGCCCGGGCGACCTGGCCGGCTGGGACCCCGGGACCGAACTGGGGGAGCCGGGGGAGTACCCGTACACCCGGGGCGTCCACCCGACCATGTACACCGGACGGCCCTGGACCATGCGCCAGTACGCCGGTTTCGGTACGGCGGCCGAGTCCAACGCGCGCTACCGCCGGCTCATCGAGGGGGGCGCCGCCGGGCTGTCCGTGGCCTTCGACCTGCCCACCCAGATGGGTCACGACTCCGACGCCCCGCTCGCGCACGGCGAGGTCGGGAAGGTGGGCGTCGCCATCGACTCGGTCGAGGACATGAGGGTGCTGTTCGACGGGATCCCGCTCGACCGGGTGTCCACCTCGATGACGATCAACGCACCGGCCGCGCCGCTGCTCCTGCTCTACCAACTGGTCGCCGAGGAGCAGGGGATCGAGCCCGGCCTGCTGACCGGCACGGTCCAGAACGACGTGCTGAAGGAGTACGTCGCACGGGGGACCTACATCTTCCCGCCCGGCCCCTCCCTGAGGTTGACGGCCGACGTCTTCCGCTACTGCCGTGGCGAGCTCCCGAAGTTCAACACCATCTCCGTCTCCGGCTACCACATGGCCGAGGCCGGGGCCTCGCCCGCGCAGGAGATCGCCTTCACGCTGGCCGACGCGATCGCGTACGTACGGACCGCGCTGGCCGCCGGGATGGAGATCGACGCCTTCGCGCCCCGGCTGTCGTTCTTCTTCGTCGCCCGCACCACCCTCCTGGAGGAGGTCGCGAAGTTCCGCGCGGCCCGGCGGATCTGGGCCCGCGTCATGCGCGAGGAGTTCGGGGCCCGGGACCCGAAGTCCCTGATGCTGCGCTTCCACACCCAGACCGCCGGAGTGCAGCTGACGGCGCAGCAGCCGGAGCTCAACCTGGTGCGCGTGGCCGTCCAGGGCCTGGCCGCCGTGCTGGGCGGCACCCAGTCGCTGCACACCAACGCCTTCGACGAGGCGATCGCGCTGCCCACCGAGAAGTCGGCCCGCCTCGCGCTGCGGACCCAGCAGGTGCTGGCGTACGAGACGGACGTGCCGCACACCGTCGACCCCTTCGCCGGGTCCTACGCGGTGGAGCGGATGACGGACGAGGTGGAGGCGGCGGCGCTCGACCTGATGGCGCGGGTCGAGGCGATGGGCGGGGCGGTGGCCGCCATCGAGGCGGGCTTCCAGAAGGAGGAGATCGAGCGGAACGCGTACCGGATCGCCCGGGAGACCGAGAGCGGCGAGCGCGTGGTGGTCGGGGTCAACCGCTTCGCGCTGGACGAGGAGGAGCCGTACGAGCCGCTGCGGGTGGATCCGGCGATCGAGGACCGGCAGCGGGCCTCCCTGGCCGCGCTGCGGGCGGGGCGCGACGGGGCGGCCGTGGACGAGGCGCTCGCGGCGCTCCGGGAGGCGGCGGCGGGCACGGAGAACGTGCTCTACCCGATGAAGGAGGCGCTGCGCGCCCGGGCCACGGTGGGGGAGGTGTGCGGGGCGCTGCGGGAGGTGTGGGGGACGTACGTGGCGGCTGATTCCCGCTGGTGA
- a CDS encoding L,D-transpeptidase family protein has product MHRQKVIIRALGLATAVALAATACGPKDPESAGPGSSAPASPTAVATPDASPSTDGKPGDASPSASPSSSPSSSPSPSASPTVKQIMANGDDSELVRELQARLRQLKLMSVAPTGFYGSKTTAAVKTFQSKNGLTATGGVDEPTWKKIQNATKKPTADELRPPTVNEPDAPDARCMTGRVMCISKESRTLAWMIDGKVVSTLDVRFGSENTPTREGEFKVEWKAKDWVSTLYHTPMPYSMFFSKGQAVHYSADFAARGYAGASHGCVNVRDKAKLATLFDAVKVGDKVVVYW; this is encoded by the coding sequence ATGCACCGCCAGAAGGTAATAATCCGCGCACTCGGCCTGGCCACCGCCGTCGCGCTCGCCGCGACCGCATGCGGACCGAAGGACCCGGAGTCCGCGGGCCCCGGCTCTTCCGCTCCCGCATCGCCCACGGCGGTCGCCACTCCCGACGCCTCGCCGTCGACGGACGGAAAGCCCGGCGACGCCTCGCCGTCGGCGTCCCCGTCCTCCTCGCCGTCCTCGTCGCCCTCTCCTTCGGCCTCGCCGACCGTGAAGCAGATCATGGCGAACGGCGACGACAGCGAGCTGGTCCGCGAACTGCAGGCCCGGCTGCGCCAGCTCAAGCTGATGTCGGTCGCCCCGACCGGTTTCTACGGCTCGAAGACCACCGCCGCCGTGAAGACCTTCCAGTCGAAGAACGGCCTGACCGCCACCGGCGGCGTGGACGAGCCCACCTGGAAGAAGATCCAGAACGCCACCAAGAAGCCGACCGCCGACGAACTGCGCCCGCCGACCGTCAACGAGCCGGACGCTCCCGACGCGCGCTGTATGACGGGCCGGGTGATGTGCATCAGCAAGGAGAGCCGCACCCTCGCCTGGATGATCGACGGGAAGGTCGTCTCCACGCTGGACGTGCGCTTCGGCTCGGAGAACACCCCGACCCGCGAGGGCGAGTTCAAGGTGGAGTGGAAGGCCAAGGACTGGGTTTCGACGCTCTACCACACGCCGATGCCGTACTCGATGTTCTTCAGCAAGGGCCAGGCCGTGCACTACTCGGCGGACTTCGCCGCCCGCGGCTACGCCGGCGCCTCGCACGGCTGCGTGAACGTCCGGGACAAGGCCAAGCTGGCGACGCTGTTCGACGCGGTGAAGGTCGGCGACAAGGTCGTCGTCTACTGGTGA
- a CDS encoding N-acetylneuraminate synthase family protein, with translation MTVTPAPRLRTFGSRTAGPGHPVYVVGEIGINHNGELGNALALIDAAAEAGCDAVKFQKRTPEICTPRDQWDIERDTPWGRMTYIDYRHRVEFGEDEYRAIDEHCAKRGIDWFASPWDTEAVAFLEKFDVPAHKVASASLTDDELLRALRATGRTVVLSTGMSTPKQIRHAVEVLGSDNILLCHATSTYPAKAEELNLRVINTLQEEYPNVPIGYSGHETGLQTTLAAVALGATFVERHITLDRAMWGSDQAASVEPGGLTRLVRDIRTIETALGDGIKRVYDSELGPMKKLRRVQGELASV, from the coding sequence ATGACGGTCACCCCCGCCCCCCGCCTCCGGACCTTCGGCTCCCGCACCGCCGGCCCCGGCCACCCCGTCTACGTCGTCGGCGAGATCGGCATCAACCACAACGGCGAGCTCGGCAACGCCCTCGCCCTCATCGACGCCGCCGCCGAAGCCGGCTGCGACGCCGTCAAGTTCCAGAAGCGCACCCCCGAGATCTGCACCCCCCGCGACCAGTGGGACATCGAGCGCGACACCCCCTGGGGCCGGATGACCTACATCGACTACCGCCACCGCGTGGAGTTCGGCGAGGACGAGTACCGCGCCATCGACGAGCACTGCGCCAAGCGCGGCATCGACTGGTTCGCCTCCCCGTGGGACACCGAGGCCGTCGCCTTCCTGGAGAAGTTCGACGTCCCCGCCCACAAGGTCGCCTCCGCCTCGCTGACCGACGACGAACTGCTGCGCGCCCTGCGCGCCACCGGCCGCACCGTCGTCCTCTCCACCGGCATGTCCACCCCGAAGCAGATCCGGCACGCGGTGGAGGTGCTGGGCAGCGACAACATCCTGCTCTGCCACGCCACTTCCACGTACCCGGCCAAGGCCGAGGAGCTCAACCTGCGGGTGATCAACACCCTCCAGGAGGAGTACCCGAACGTCCCGATCGGCTACTCCGGCCACGAGACGGGCCTGCAGACCACCCTGGCCGCCGTCGCGCTGGGCGCCACCTTCGTCGAGCGCCACATCACCCTCGACCGCGCGATGTGGGGCTCCGACCAGGCCGCCTCCGTCGAGCCGGGCGGCCTGACCCGCCTGGTCCGCGACATCCGCACCATCGAGACCGCCCTCGGCGACGGCATCAAGCGGGTCTACGACTCCGAGCTCGGCCCGATGAAGAAGCTCCGCCGCGTCCAGGGCGAACTCGCCTCGGTCTGA
- a CDS encoding polysialyltransferase family glycosyltransferase yields the protein MASTLYGTATLAAALDAGLFPPAGRRILLTSNHSVTAEIAPGLTAAPGFDTLGTRFDEVLDWNAVIAPMHPSTWSPRPEDVPLWERLVRSSWGLGDDRVELIVESLQVPPAQSLCRIFPGAAMEVYADGLMSYGPTRFRLDPGLGMRVRRVLHLDLVPGLEPLLLTEFGVRAEAIPAAAFLKVIGELEGAVETSEQTPERTPRPSAAPAGADAEVPDAPALLLGQYLSALDLVPAAEEEELHGEMVRGAHALGHRELVFKPHPSAPAAYARRAEEEAERLGVRLTVLSTPVLAETLYERLRPALVVGCFSTGLLTAATLYGLPVARTGTGAVLARLAPYPNSNRIPLVLADALLPDLADPAAVRSWTPPGPERVAAELAGLITAVGFTMQPKILAERRTEAEAWLAANLTADTWRYFTRRRLTTLGLPGGIPAQFSFLPRSRAARRVARLLRRAVS from the coding sequence ATGGCCTCCACCCTCTACGGAACGGCCACCCTCGCCGCCGCCCTCGACGCGGGCCTCTTCCCGCCCGCCGGCCGCCGGATCCTGCTGACCAGCAACCACTCCGTCACCGCCGAGATCGCCCCCGGCCTGACCGCCGCGCCCGGCTTCGACACCCTGGGCACCCGCTTCGACGAGGTCCTCGACTGGAACGCCGTCATCGCCCCGATGCACCCCAGCACCTGGAGCCCGCGCCCCGAGGACGTCCCGCTGTGGGAGCGCCTGGTGCGCTCCTCCTGGGGGCTGGGCGACGACCGCGTCGAGCTGATCGTGGAATCGCTCCAGGTGCCGCCCGCCCAGAGCCTGTGCCGGATCTTCCCCGGTGCGGCCATGGAGGTCTACGCCGACGGGCTGATGAGCTACGGCCCCACGCGCTTCCGCCTCGATCCGGGGCTCGGGATGCGCGTGCGGCGGGTGCTGCACCTGGACCTCGTACCGGGCCTGGAGCCGCTGCTGCTGACCGAGTTCGGCGTACGGGCCGAGGCGATCCCGGCCGCCGCCTTCCTCAAGGTCATCGGCGAGCTCGAAGGAGCGGTGGAGACATCGGAGCAGACCCCTGAGCGGACGCCGCGGCCGAGCGCGGCGCCGGCCGGGGCGGACGCCGAGGTCCCGGACGCTCCCGCGCTCCTGCTGGGCCAGTACCTCTCCGCCCTCGACCTGGTGCCGGCCGCCGAGGAGGAGGAGCTGCACGGGGAGATGGTCCGGGGCGCGCACGCGCTGGGCCACCGCGAGCTGGTCTTCAAACCGCACCCCAGCGCCCCCGCCGCCTACGCCCGCCGGGCGGAGGAGGAGGCCGAGCGGCTCGGCGTCCGGCTGACCGTACTGAGCACCCCGGTGCTCGCCGAGACCCTCTACGAACGGCTGCGCCCGGCGCTGGTCGTCGGCTGCTTCTCCACGGGACTGCTGACCGCCGCCACCCTGTACGGGCTCCCGGTGGCCCGGACCGGCACGGGGGCCGTCCTCGCGCGCCTGGCCCCGTACCCGAACAGCAACCGGATCCCGCTCGTGCTGGCCGACGCCCTGCTGCCCGACCTCGCGGATCCCGCGGCCGTACGCTCCTGGACCCCGCCGGGGCCCGAACGGGTCGCGGCCGAGCTGGCCGGGCTGATCACGGCGGTGGGCTTCACCATGCAGCCCAAGATCCTCGCGGAGCGCCGCACGGAGGCCGAGGCCTGGCTCGCCGCGAACCTGACCGCGGACACCTGGCGCTACTTCACCCGCCGCCGATTGACCACCCTGGGCCTGCCGGGCGGCATCCCGGCGCAGTTCTCCTTCCTGCCCCGCAGCCGCGCCGCGCGCCGCGTCGCCCGGCTGCTGCGCAGGGCGGTCAGCTGA
- a CDS encoding M20 family metallopeptidase — protein MSRESQTAQPAAPDRPELPGKLPDHLRAELIAFRRDLHMHPELGHQEFRTTAAIKARLEKAGLRPRVLKSGTGLICDVGTWDGVRPMLALRADIDALPIPDAKTHVPYRSTVPDRAHACGHDVHTAVVLGAGLVLAELDRKGELPRPVRLLFQPAEEVLPGGATEAIESGVLDGVGKIIALHCDPRVDAGRIGLRTGPITSACDRLEVTLEGPGGHTARPHLTTDLVTAAARLALDLPALLTKRMDARSGMSVTWGRIEAGHACNVIPMHAELSGTVRCLDLNSWHEAPDQIHAIIDEIASMHRAKSEITYVRGVPPVVNDPMVTELLREAMSARRGADSVEDTEQSLGGEDFSWYLEHVPGAMARLGVRTPGDTAKRDLHRGDFDVDEAAIGVGVEFFTAAALLDGRSSEGRRARPAGAGG, from the coding sequence ATGTCCCGCGAGTCCCAGACCGCCCAGCCCGCCGCGCCCGACCGGCCCGAGCTGCCCGGCAAGCTTCCGGACCACCTGCGCGCCGAACTGATCGCCTTCCGCCGGGACTTGCACATGCATCCCGAGCTAGGACACCAGGAGTTCCGCACCACGGCGGCGATCAAGGCCCGGCTGGAGAAAGCGGGCCTGCGCCCGCGGGTGCTGAAGTCGGGCACCGGTCTCATCTGTGACGTGGGGACCTGGGACGGCGTACGGCCGATGCTGGCCCTGCGCGCGGACATCGACGCCCTGCCCATCCCGGACGCCAAGACGCACGTCCCGTACCGCTCGACCGTCCCGGACCGCGCCCACGCCTGCGGCCACGACGTGCACACCGCCGTGGTGCTCGGCGCCGGCCTCGTCCTCGCCGAGCTCGACCGCAAGGGCGAGCTGCCCCGGCCGGTGCGGCTGCTCTTCCAGCCCGCCGAGGAGGTACTGCCCGGCGGCGCCACCGAGGCCATCGAGTCCGGGGTGCTGGACGGAGTCGGCAAGATCATCGCCCTGCACTGCGACCCCCGGGTCGACGCCGGCCGGATCGGCCTGCGCACCGGGCCCATCACCTCGGCCTGCGACCGGCTGGAGGTCACCCTCGAAGGCCCCGGCGGCCACACCGCCCGTCCGCACCTGACCACCGACCTGGTGACGGCGGCCGCCCGGCTCGCCCTGGACCTGCCGGCCCTGCTGACCAAGCGCATGGACGCCCGCTCGGGCATGTCGGTGACCTGGGGCCGGATCGAGGCCGGGCACGCCTGCAACGTCATCCCGATGCACGCGGAGCTGTCCGGAACCGTTCGGTGCCTGGACCTGAACTCCTGGCACGAGGCCCCCGACCAGATCCACGCGATCATCGACGAGATCGCCTCGATGCACCGCGCCAAGTCGGAGATCACCTACGTGCGCGGGGTCCCCCCGGTCGTCAACGATCCGATGGTCACCGAACTGCTGCGCGAGGCGATGAGCGCCCGGCGCGGGGCCGACTCGGTCGAGGACACCGAGCAGAGCCTGGGCGGCGAGGACTTCTCCTGGTACCTGGAGCACGTCCCCGGAGCCATGGCGCGCCTGGGCGTCCGTACGCCGGGGGACACCGCGAAGCGGGATCTGCACCGGGGCGATTTCGACGTGGACGAGGCCGCGATCGGGGTCGGCGTGGAGTTCTTCACGGCCGCCGCGCTGCTCGACGGCCGCTCCTCCGAGGGGCGACGCGCCAGGCCCGCGGGGGCGGGCGGGTAG